The following coding sequences lie in one Spirochaetia bacterium 38H-sp genomic window:
- a CDS encoding sugar phosphorylase, whose amino-acid sequence MSQSKIKNLIAFIYEDSYQDVFKQLSIIIDKYKKEIIPPDDFSALDSLPLDNTDAVLITYGDQFRGDFAPYIRLLDKFLEDYTDDAIKGVHILPFFPYSSDDGFSIIDYRQVNPDWGSWDDVKEIARKHRLMVDLVLNHCSTKSTWFKAFLDGDLKYRDYFITVEPGADLSSVFRPRALPLVHEFDTSWGKKLVWTTFSRDQVDLNYANPAVLLEMIDIFLFYVKNGAQIIRLDAIAYLWKELGTSCLHHPKTHAVVKLFRAVCEEVCPWVLIITETNVPHKENISYFGEDLDEAQLVYQFALPPLVLDAFIRRDMSYLASWAKTIDTYGGRVSYFNFLASHDGIGVLPARGILPDEYIDNMIEIVKERGGLVSYKSTPQGDVPYELNINYLSAVAEEHLDTATRARKFIASQAILLTLVGMPGIYVHSLLGSQNWREGVEETGMNRTINRQKFVLRELVEELSDPDSLRRLVLDSYLAMLKARTSSSAFDPKGTQNILEAPSSMLAVLRISPDGKDRVLCLISSDNREIEFVFDKSVFGDSEFKVLRELISGDRILPFTEGTDKLSIGVEPYDVLWLVPDNG is encoded by the coding sequence ATGTCCCAATCAAAAATAAAGAATTTGATTGCTTTTATTTACGAGGATTCTTATCAGGATGTTTTTAAACAGCTTTCTATTATTATTGATAAGTATAAGAAGGAGATTATTCCGCCAGATGACTTTAGTGCTTTAGATTCTCTTCCTCTGGATAATACAGATGCTGTTTTGATTACATATGGAGATCAGTTTAGGGGTGATTTTGCTCCTTATATAAGACTTTTGGATAAGTTTCTAGAGGATTATACTGATGATGCTATTAAGGGTGTCCATATCCTTCCTTTTTTTCCATATTCTTCCGATGATGGTTTTTCTATTATTGATTACAGACAGGTTAATCCGGACTGGGGATCTTGGGATGATGTAAAGGAAATAGCAAGAAAGCATAGGCTTATGGTTGACCTTGTTCTCAACCATTGTTCTACAAAAAGCACTTGGTTTAAGGCTTTTTTGGATGGAGATCTTAAATATAGAGACTATTTTATCACGGTTGAGCCTGGTGCAGATCTTTCTTCTGTTTTTCGTCCCAGGGCTCTGCCTCTTGTCCATGAGTTTGATACTTCTTGGGGAAAGAAGCTGGTTTGGACTACTTTTAGTCGGGATCAGGTGGACCTTAATTATGCGAATCCGGCTGTTCTTCTTGAGATGATAGATATCTTTTTGTTTTATGTAAAAAACGGTGCACAGATTATACGTCTGGATGCAATTGCTTATCTCTGGAAGGAACTTGGTACCAGTTGTCTTCATCATCCCAAGACTCATGCTGTGGTTAAGCTTTTTAGAGCTGTGTGCGAAGAGGTTTGTCCTTGGGTTCTTATTATTACAGAAACAAATGTGCCTCATAAAGAAAATATTTCTTACTTTGGAGAAGACCTTGATGAGGCACAGCTTGTGTATCAGTTTGCTCTTCCTCCTCTGGTTTTGGATGCTTTTATAAGGCGGGATATGTCCTATCTTGCTTCTTGGGCAAAAACAATAGATACCTACGGAGGTAGGGTAAGCTATTTTAATTTTCTTGCGTCTCATGATGGCATTGGTGTGCTGCCTGCAAGGGGAATTTTACCTGACGAATATATAGATAATATGATAGAAATTGTTAAAGAAAGAGGCGGCCTTGTATCATATAAGAGTACTCCTCAGGGGGATGTTCCCTATGAGCTTAATATTAATTATCTTAGTGCTGTTGCAGAAGAACATCTTGATACAGCAACACGTGCCAGAAAGTTTATAGCTTCGCAGGCTATTTTGCTTACTTTGGTGGGGATGCCCGGGATATATGTCCACAGCTTGCTTGGTTCTCAGAACTGGAGAGAAGGGGTTGAGGAAACAGGTATGAATCGCACAATAAACAGGCAGAAGTTTGTTTTGAGAGAGTTAGTGGAGGAACTTTCTGATCCGGATTCTCTCAGGCGTCTTGTTCTTGATTCTTATCTTGCTATGCTTAAGGCTAGAACAAGCAGCTCAGCCTTTGATCCAAAGGGAACTCAGAATATTTTGGAAGCGCCTTCTTCTATGCTTGCGGTTCTTAGAATAAGTCCAGATGGGAAGGATAGGGTCTTGTGTCTTATAAGTTCTGATAATAGAGAGATTGAGTTTG
- a CDS encoding glycoside hydrolase family 30 beta sandwich domain-containing protein, whose product MKVLDIVKSSYGSYFDKIENPICDCRINASLKVDLSDKRQVFLGFGTALTEAAAYVLSFLSYEDRKKVIDSYFNKEKGLGLSFVRTHISSCDFSLSSWSCLEKEGDTSLLSFSLEPMEKFQLPLILDVFASYPDLRLFLSPWSPPAWMKTNRDMCHGGKLLPEYRETWAMYFVRFIESLKQHGIDTWAVSVQNEPEAVQTWESCIYTAEEEAVFVRDFLGPALKNNGFDDVRIFIWDHNRDRLRERAEESMSVEGAAEYISGFAYHWYSVNHFENVKYVREKFPDKMLVFTEGCIEGGARPGDWYVAERYARDIIGDINSGVEVWIDWNAALDMQGGPNHVGNYCDSPVLVDIDKSSFYMQPSYYAIAHFSKFINDKATVLGCSLTTENDGIYACALDNNDGTITVVILNSTKEDVALVLNIGHNKLDTCVKNKTIMTYRIKKE is encoded by the coding sequence ATGAAGGTTCTGGATATAGTAAAAAGCTCATATGGTTCTTATTTTGATAAGATAGAAAATCCAATATGTGATTGCAGGATAAATGCTAGTCTAAAAGTAGATTTGTCCGATAAAAGACAAGTCTTTTTGGGTTTTGGTACTGCTCTTACAGAGGCTGCAGCATATGTGTTGTCCTTTTTATCGTATGAAGATAGGAAAAAAGTAATTGATTCTTATTTTAATAAGGAAAAAGGTCTTGGTTTGTCTTTTGTCAGAACTCATATTTCTAGTTGTGATTTTTCTCTGTCTTCCTGGTCGTGTTTGGAAAAAGAAGGGGATACATCTCTTTTGAGTTTTTCGCTTGAGCCGATGGAAAAGTTTCAACTTCCCCTGATTTTGGATGTTTTTGCTTCTTATCCTGATTTGCGATTATTTCTGAGTCCCTGGAGTCCTCCAGCATGGATGAAAACCAACCGAGATATGTGTCATGGTGGTAAACTACTTCCTGAGTACAGAGAGACCTGGGCTATGTATTTTGTGCGTTTTATAGAATCACTTAAGCAACATGGCATAGATACATGGGCTGTTAGCGTGCAAAATGAGCCCGAGGCTGTGCAAACTTGGGAGTCCTGTATATATACTGCGGAAGAAGAGGCTGTCTTTGTAAGAGATTTTCTTGGCCCTGCACTAAAGAACAATGGTTTTGATGATGTCAGGATATTTATCTGGGATCATAATCGTGACAGGCTAAGGGAGCGTGCAGAAGAGAGTATGTCTGTAGAAGGGGCTGCCGAATACATATCAGGTTTTGCTTATCACTGGTATTCTGTGAATCACTTTGAGAATGTAAAATATGTACGAGAAAAATTTCCCGATAAGATGCTTGTTTTTACTGAGGGTTGTATAGAAGGAGGAGCTCGTCCGGGAGATTGGTATGTCGCAGAACGATATGCAAGAGATATTATTGGTGATATCAATAGCGGTGTAGAGGTATGGATAGACTGGAATGCTGCTTTGGATATGCAGGGTGGTCCTAATCATGTTGGTAATTATTGTGATTCTCCAGTGCTTGTTGATATCGACAAATCTTCTTTTTATATGCAGCCCTCTTATTATGCCATTGCTCATTTTAGCAAGTTTATAAATGATAAGGCTACGGTCTTGGGTTGTAGTTTGACAACAGAAAATGATGGTATCTATGCCTGCGCGCTTGACAATAATGATGGTACCATTACTGTAGTTATTCTAAATAGTACCAAAGAAGATGTTGCCCTCGTTCTCAATATAGGGCATAATAAACTTGATACTTGCGTAAAAAACAAGACAATAATGACCTACAGGATAAAAAAGGAGTGA
- a CDS encoding carbohydrate ABC transporter permease, with the protein MIADNVLVMRYAKKIAFTLAILLLLSVFLLPLAYGMSMSLKTLDQIAMGKVSVLPLAPKTWTYNGKDYKLYKVPINGQEKILAMVKKGRQKSVFMDPDNPNAGEIEWEGNWRGLDNVWAVYPQWENFKKAWDATKFPILLRNTAMYAVITTFAMVLSSLIVAYGFARFSFPGKNILFMVLISTIILPSAVTSIPTYTMFYFMGWVGTWLPVIIPTFFSNAYNVFLLRQFLMGIPREMDEAARIDGAGPVRTLFQIIAPQATSAIVAVSLFHFFFAWNDFFGPLIYLAGNADLYPISIGLTVFNNQYTSQPNLIQTATIIASIIPLVIFVFAQKVFMEKLIDTGVFK; encoded by the coding sequence ATGATTGCTGATAATGTGCTTGTTATGCGTTATGCGAAAAAAATTGCTTTTACATTGGCTATTCTACTTCTTCTTTCTGTATTCCTTTTACCTCTTGCATATGGTATGTCTATGTCTTTAAAGACTTTGGATCAGATTGCCATGGGTAAAGTGAGTGTACTTCCTCTTGCTCCCAAAACATGGACGTATAACGGTAAAGATTATAAGCTATACAAGGTTCCAATAAACGGGCAGGAAAAGATCCTTGCAATGGTTAAGAAAGGGAGACAAAAATCTGTCTTTATGGATCCGGATAATCCAAATGCCGGAGAAATAGAGTGGGAAGGCAATTGGAGAGGGCTGGATAATGTATGGGCTGTTTATCCACAGTGGGAAAACTTTAAAAAAGCGTGGGATGCTACAAAATTCCCCATACTCTTGAGAAATACTGCAATGTATGCAGTTATAACTACTTTTGCAATGGTTCTTTCTTCTTTGATTGTAGCATATGGTTTTGCAAGGTTTAGTTTTCCAGGTAAGAATATTCTGTTTATGGTTCTTATTTCTACTATCATTCTGCCTTCTGCTGTTACTTCTATCCCCACATATACTATGTTCTATTTTATGGGCTGGGTAGGAACTTGGCTTCCTGTTATTATCCCAACTTTTTTCTCCAATGCATACAATGTCTTTCTTTTGCGCCAGTTTCTTATGGGTATTCCCAGAGAAATGGATGAGGCTGCAAGGATAGATGGAGCAGGACCGGTAAGGACGCTTTTTCAGATTATTGCTCCTCAGGCTACTTCTGCTATAGTTGCTGTGTCTCTATTCCATTTTTTCTTTGCCTGGAACGATTTTTTTGGTCCTCTAATCTATCTTGCAGGTAATGCGGATTTGTATCCTATTTCCATAGGTCTCACTGTCTTTAACAATCAGTATACGAGTCAGCCAAACCTTATCCAGACTGCTACAATTATTGCAAGCATTATACCTCTTGTAATATTTGTTTTTGCACAGAAAGTTTTTATGGAGAAGCTTATAGATACGGGGGTCTTTAAATAA
- a CDS encoding LacI family DNA-binding transcriptional regulator, giving the protein MPTQKDVAKLAGVSFMTVSRVINNNGYVSEETRKRVEDAIKQLGYSPSFAGKALNRGRTDTIGVMTPVRFGDGFGNVYLLGLIRGIELGCRKYKKDMLFSPFATDDPDFDYLRPYKQKKVDGLIYIGMQSMPEEVHREIQRYSIPCVVIGDRPDDHSISWVDTDNERAGYDSVKRLVSLGHERIGFVGLIPEMYNSNIQDRENGYKRAMRELLSMDDSEKWIMRSRFEEVSVYKAVRERFEMLDRPLTALFCATDRIALGALHAVKDIGLRVPEDVSIIGFDGLIKEFLFNPTIASNEQPLVEMGKRAAEIINRHIENPNFPRETCIFPVYPVDGDTVAPPPVSLN; this is encoded by the coding sequence GTGCCTACTCAAAAGGATGTTGCAAAGCTTGCTGGTGTCTCTTTTATGACTGTTTCCAGAGTAATAAACAATAATGGTTATGTAAGTGAAGAGACTAGAAAAAGGGTTGAGGATGCTATAAAGCAGCTGGGTTACTCTCCCAGTTTTGCCGGTAAGGCTCTTAATAGAGGGCGTACAGATACCATAGGTGTTATGACCCCTGTCAGGTTTGGTGATGGTTTTGGCAATGTTTATCTTCTTGGTCTTATAAGGGGAATTGAGTTGGGGTGTAGAAAATATAAAAAAGATATGCTTTTTTCCCCTTTTGCCACTGATGACCCTGATTTTGATTATCTAAGACCTTACAAACAGAAGAAAGTGGATGGACTTATTTATATAGGCATGCAGAGCATGCCAGAAGAAGTACATAGAGAGATTCAGCGCTATAGCATTCCTTGTGTTGTTATAGGTGACAGGCCTGATGATCATTCTATAAGTTGGGTAGATACTGATAACGAGAGAGCCGGGTATGATTCTGTAAAACGACTTGTTTCTCTTGGCCATGAGAGAATAGGTTTTGTAGGTCTTATTCCTGAGATGTACAACTCCAATATTCAGGATAGAGAAAATGGTTATAAGAGAGCTATGAGGGAGCTTCTCTCTATGGATGATTCCGAAAAGTGGATAATGAGATCTAGGTTTGAGGAGGTGTCTGTTTACAAAGCAGTCAGGGAGCGTTTTGAAATGCTTGACAGGCCTCTTACTGCACTTTTTTGTGCAACGGACAGGATTGCTCTTGGGGCTTTGCATGCTGTAAAGGATATTGGGCTTAGAGTGCCGGAGGATGTTTCTATTATTGGTTTTGACGGTTTGATTAAGGAGTTTTTGTTTAATCCTACTATTGCAAGTAATGAGCAGCCTCTTGTAGAGATGGGTAAAAGGGCCGCGGAAATTATTAACAGGCATATAGAGAATCCCAATTTTCCCAGAGAAACTTGTATTTTCCCTGTCTATCCTGTGGATGGTGATACTGTCGCGCCTCCGCCAGTTTCCTTAAACTGA